The DNA window GCTATATGACTGAAGTGAATTTTCGCGATATACCTCCGTCACGTTATCCAGAAGATGAACTTGCCAGCGAACCGTGGTACAGCGTTGCTCCCAACGATGTTTTTCCTGAGGAGTTCCGATACTTTTTATGTAGTGACAAGCGTATTCGTAAGTATTTTGAAGAAAGCCACAGTGACCTGTTTAAAGCAGATTACTGGCGGGCATTGCAGGAGCGTATTAAAAGAGGGCATGTAGAGGATGTTTTTGCTTATCGTAGTAGACAGCGATTCAGTCTTCGTACTGAAATAAACTAAATAATAAATATAATCAGTGGTATTATAATTTCCACAGTTAAAGATAATGTATCGTTGTATGATGAAAAATAGCAACTAAATAATACTGTTTTAAAATGACTAGCTATTCTTTTATCGATTTTAAATGGTATGATTCTATTTAGGAAGATTGGTTTTATTTTTATAGATATATAATTTAATAATTATAATTTTTACCATTAATAGCATCATGTCATTTATTTATAAAAATATTTAAGGAGGAAATAATGGCTCAGATTATTTTATATGGTGATATTTTACATATTAAGAATAATTATGCTAAGGGTAGTTATCTTGATGTTAATGGACAGTCGACTTCAGTGGAGGAAAAATATAATGTTGTTACTTCTGTTTTATCAAATCGTGATACTGGTTCGGGTTCATGGCAGATTTTATCAGCAGAAGGTAAAAGTTTAGGGACGGAAGTTTACAGTTGTGATACGGTGTTTTTATTGAATTTTTATAGAAATAATGGAGGATATCTGAGAGTTAGTGGAAATGCACCGTCACCAGAACTCTATAATGTTTATACTGCGGATAAACCTGTACATGCCCTTGATACTGCAACATGGCATATTTTTTCAGAAGCAAACGATAAACATGATGGTAAAGTCCGTGAAGGTAATATTATTCGTCTGTTGAATGATTTTAACCATACGCATGGCGGTTTTCTCGATGTCTGTTGGCTGGCAAATCAACCTGGTGCTGTATATAAAGTTTATACATCTCTGCTATCAAATAGAGGTAATGGTACGGGGACATGGACATTATCTAAAGCCATTTGTTAAATTGAATCATTTTTATTATCTGAATTATCTTCTCATAAAATTAATTGATTCAAGGAAATATTAGATAAAAAATGATAAATTTTTTCAATGCGGAAATTTTTTAATCTTAAATTTCCGCATTAAGTTTTAGATAAAAAGATTATGCTTCAGCTCCCGCAATTGCACTCCGCGCTAATTCCGTAATATGAGCATAATCACCTTTTTTCAACGCATCATCTGGTACTAACCATGAACCGCCTATGCACAGGACACTATTCAGTGCCAGATAATCGCGGTAATTATCTGGAGAAATTCCCCCCGTCGGGCAGAAGCGTACCTGTGGGAATGGGCCAGCAATAGCTTTCAGGGCTTTTACACCACCATTTGCTTCTGCTGGAAAGAATTTGAAGCAGTTTAAACCATAGCTCATACCTAGCATTAATTCAGAGACTGTGGAGATCCCCGGGATAAGAGGAATTGAACCAGTAGCCGTTGCTTTTAACAACTCACCAGTCAATCCCGGACTAATGGCAAACTGAGCACCGGCTTCAGTGACGGTTACCAGTTGTTCTGGATTAATGACCGTTCCAGCACCGATAATCGCTTCAGGAACTTCCCTGGCGATAAGGCGAATAGCTTCTAGTGCGCATTCAGTTCTCAAGGTGACTTCCAGCACGCGTATTCCGCCGGCAACCATCGCTTTTGCTAATGGTACAGCATGTTCAATTTCATTGATTACAATGACAGGGACGACAGGGCCATTGGTCAGGATGCTTTCTGCTTTTGTTTTCCAGTTATTCATTAGCATTTTCTCTCGTCAAATCAGACATGAGGGATTTAAACTCCCTGATTATAAAAATGTCATTGAACCATGGCTCTTGATTCAAGGCATCATGTAATGACGCATAAGGATGGACAGAAGAGCCTGGTGAATACAATTCCATGGATCTCATCTGGTTGGAATTAGCTGTACCGTAAAAAGTGAAATTGACCGGAATTTCACTTAATTCCTCCATACTCCCGACTAACCTCTTTTGCCGCCCGCATAACAAGGGCACCAAGTTCAGTTACCCGATCATCAGAGATGCGCGATATTGGGCCGGAGATAGAAATAGCGGCAAAAGCCCCGTGATGCTCATCATAAATGCAGGCAGCGATACAGCGTAATCCGAGGGCGTGTTCTTCATCATCGAGTGAAAAACCCTGCTTACGGATTTGTTCAAGATTTTCTTTCAACGCGGCTGCGGTGGTATGAGTATGTTGTGTATAGGCGTGTAATCCTTTTTTATGCAGTAATTGTAGGCACTTTTGTTCGGACAGCGTGGAAAGGAGCGCTTTACCTGCGCCGGAAGCGTGCATCGGCAACTGGCCGCCAATTGGGGCGGACATCCGCATCAGTGCATTACATTGCACCTGATCAACAATCACTGCTTCATACTCATCAATATTGAAAATAGCAAGATTGACGGTTTCACCGGAATCTTCCATTAGCTGGCGTAGAATCGGGTGAACCAATACCATCAGATTGCGGCTTTGCAGAAAGCTGCTACCGACAACAAAAGCATGTGATGCAATTACCCACAATCCCAGATCGCCAATCTGACGGACAAAACCATGCTGCTGTAATGTGGTTAAAAGGCGGTGAGTGGTGGAATTGGGAAGGCCAGCCTGAATAGCAAGGTCAGTCAATGCGACTCCACTTTGTGAATCAGAAATATATTCCAAAAGGGATAGGCCTCGGCTTAAGGACTGAACCTGACCGCTTGCAGCGGCACTACCGGCTGTCATTTTAGTTTTCTTGGTACGTTTGCTGGCAATGGCGGAGCTCATAAGATTCCCTCTAAATTATCCTCTACTTACAGCATGACTGTGGTAGAAAAAATGGAATTTGTTTTCGTTTTCTTATTATGAATGATAAAGAGGGAAAAAACACATCCGATGAGTAGAGGAAAAAATTGCTTTTAGTTAGAGGCAGTATGAGAGTTGAAGGTGTAATCTCATCCCATAATGGGATGAGATTATGTTACATCATGATCAGCCTTATGAACTTTAATCTTCAAACAGATTACGATGAAGTGTCTGCACGATCTGTTCTGCATCTTTGCCGGGCACGAGCAGACAAACATTATGGCTACTTGCTCCATAGCTGATCATGCGGATATTAAAAGATTCCAGAGGGCCAAAAATCTCTTTTCCTAATCCTTTGGCCTGTGAAAGTTTATTGCCGATAATTGCCACCAGTGCCAAATTTTCTTCAACTTCCACACGACACAATGTTGAAAGTTCAGTCAGCAGGGCATTGGTCAGCAAACTGCCGTTCGTGCTGGTGGAGCCCGTGGTATCCAGTGTCAAAGCAACACTCACTTCTGAAGTGGTAATCAAATCCACCGAAATATTATGACGTGAGAGCAGGGTAAAAACTTCTGCCAGAAAGCCTCTTGCATGCAACATTTTCAGGCTATGCAGGGTTAATAAAGTTTGTTTACGCCGCAATGCCAATGCCCGAAAACGAGGTGGATTTTCTGTTCTGTCGCAAACCAATGTACCGTCGGCTCGCGGTTCTTTACTCGAACCAACAAAAACAGGAATACCACTGCGGACGGCTGGCAGTAGGGTAGCTGGATGGAGAATTTTGGCACCGAATGTTGCCATCTCAGCCGCTTCATCAAAAGCAATCTTATCAATACGTTTGGCGGTTGGGGCAACTCTGGGATCGGTTGTGTAGATCCCCGGAACATCCGTCCAGATATCGACACGCCGCAAGCCCAGTGCTTCGCCAAGCAGGGCGGCGGTATAATCACTGCCGCCACGTCCTAAAGTTGTTGTGCGGCCTTTTTCCTCTCTGCCGATAAAACCCTGTGTAATGACAATCGTGTTATTCAGGCGAGGCTGGAGATGTTCTGTCACTAATATATTGAGCTGATTTGTGTCAGGCTCTGCTTGCCCAAATTGGTCATTGGTACGCATTATCCGGCGGATATCAAACCATTCGGCATCCGTGTTGCGCTGACGTAACAATTCGGTAAACAGCAGTGTAGACATGACTTCCCCATGACTGACTAACTCGTCAGTCAACGCCTTAGATGTTGCCAGTGAGGCAGTTTCTGACAACGTTGCGATATTATCCAGTAAATGCTCAATCTCTTCTTTAAGCACAGCCGTTTCATTTAACCGCTTGATAATTGCATATTGAATATCACGGATCTGCTTCAGGCACTTCTCCCGTTTATCGTTATCGCAACCAGATGCTAATGTGACCAATAGGTTAGTGACACCAGCGGAAGCTGATAAAACGACTACGCGAACATCTCTGTTTGCCAAAATAATATCAGCACAGTTATTCATGGCATCAAAGTCCGCCACACTAGTACCACCGAATTTTGCAACAACATACTGCGAATAGGGAGAAGATACTGCACTCATGGATGATAGCCTTCTGTTTTAGGAATAGAGAGTTAGTTTAGAAATAGAGGGTTAGAAATATCGGGTTAGCTTTGTTGAGTCAATGCTTGAGAATTAAGCATCAATATCTTTCATGATCAGAATGAAATTATCGTTTTTGCCTATATATCTAATGGATGCCGAATTTGAAGGATATAAGCAATTAGAGCTGGAAATAATAACTTATTTTGACCAATATCAGTCAGTAAAAGGAAAAAGAGATCCATCACAGCA is part of the Xenorhabdus cabanillasii genome and encodes:
- a CDS encoding bifunctional 4-hydroxy-2-oxoglutarate aldolase/2-dehydro-3-deoxy-phosphogluconate aldolase, which codes for MNNWKTKAESILTNGPVVPVIVINEIEHAVPLAKAMVAGGIRVLEVTLRTECALEAIRLIAREVPEAIIGAGTVINPEQLVTVTEAGAQFAISPGLTGELLKATATGSIPLIPGISTVSELMLGMSYGLNCFKFFPAEANGGVKALKAIAGPFPQVRFCPTGGISPDNYRDYLALNSVLCIGGSWLVPDDALKKGDYAHITELARSAIAGAEA
- the lysC gene encoding lysine-sensitive aspartokinase 3 translates to MSAVSSPYSQYVVAKFGGTSVADFDAMNNCADIILANRDVRVVVLSASAGVTNLLVTLASGCDNDKREKCLKQIRDIQYAIIKRLNETAVLKEEIEHLLDNIATLSETASLATSKALTDELVSHGEVMSTLLFTELLRQRNTDAEWFDIRRIMRTNDQFGQAEPDTNQLNILVTEHLQPRLNNTIVITQGFIGREEKGRTTTLGRGGSDYTAALLGEALGLRRVDIWTDVPGIYTTDPRVAPTAKRIDKIAFDEAAEMATFGAKILHPATLLPAVRSGIPVFVGSSKEPRADGTLVCDRTENPPRFRALALRRKQTLLTLHSLKMLHARGFLAEVFTLLSRHNISVDLITTSEVSVALTLDTTGSTSTNGSLLTNALLTELSTLCRVEVEENLALVAIIGNKLSQAKGLGKEIFGPLESFNIRMISYGASSHNVCLLVPGKDAEQIVQTLHRNLFED
- the iclR gene encoding glyoxylate bypass operon transcriptional repressor IclR — its product is MSSAIASKRTKKTKMTAGSAAASGQVQSLSRGLSLLEYISDSQSGVALTDLAIQAGLPNSTTHRLLTTLQQHGFVRQIGDLGLWVIASHAFVVGSSFLQSRNLMVLVHPILRQLMEDSGETVNLAIFNIDEYEAVIVDQVQCNALMRMSAPIGGQLPMHASGAGKALLSTLSEQKCLQLLHKKGLHAYTQHTHTTAAALKENLEQIRKQGFSLDDEEHALGLRCIAACIYDEHHGAFAAISISGPISRISDDRVTELGALVMRAAKEVSREYGGIK